In Myxocyprinus asiaticus isolate MX2 ecotype Aquarium Trade chromosome 16, UBuf_Myxa_2, whole genome shotgun sequence, a single window of DNA contains:
- the pnisr gene encoding LOW QUALITY PROTEIN: arginine/serine-rich protein PNISR (The sequence of the model RefSeq protein was modified relative to this genomic sequence to represent the inferred CDS: deleted 2 bases in 1 codon) gives MWDQGGQPWPQWPLGSQQQWMQSFQHQQDPGQVDWAALAQAWIAQKESTGDQPNGQEMQNMEPAPHNNHGAFSGEQNFGRGWQPEWGMHGQPPPPPPQEQAWIPPGQGPMDVVHPSEDSNSQDSLEFPGDPRHGGFPQNSHGFGGQPEPYPVGPVTVNQFDYQHGAVPTGNAYGPPSSGFHTPYWPEGPQNRRDRLPSFRPERPRSPNQLGIKPETPSLDAVKRRTLPAWIREGLEKMDRDKQRKLERERMEKERAEIANDELDSEMVEEEVDGPRLPRKSKFDSDDEDGEEDGAGEDGVLGRRQEFGGGGSPPVQEDHSEPEMTEEEKEFQLMLMTKTLLTEVLLEVTNEEILLVAKETHRKATKAPAKQLAQSSALASLTGLGGLGEYGSDESEDEERSAKGSDSSDTDDEELLHRIRQKQDAFRRKERELQHLQERLALEGQAVKVVLCVYPTEDLASDRVSRERASYEEEQSDTKQKQEVREKEAEPTVERRRSRSEPEVSEVKRAAPSKEHTGRNGGSASPSPSERRSQSSSSSSSSSQSTSSSSSSASSRSSSRSSSPRRKRRRSRSASHGTRRRSRSRSRSSRRRQSERDKGKDRRRSSRDRSADRSSRHRKRSSSRQRRSSRGHRSRSKDRPKASRSRSRERRRSRERRCSRSRSTSRNRRKQKAPSKDRDRDRRKERSRSHEKDKKKKERELDKKKDKQKGKEKEGEVREEDNGKSKRRKESENTDSHSERFSRQDSKSSKKGSAKSSKKYSDSDSSRSRSPSPEVSKEKKSKKSKHSRSRSTERSHKSGKKASRKHKSKSRSRSTSPSRRKR, from the exons ATGTGGGACCAGGGAGGACAGCCCTGGCCACAGTGGCCTCTGGGGTCACAACAGCAGTGGATGCAGTCCTTTCAACATCAGCAAGATCCAG GTCAAGTGGACTGGGCTGCTTTAGCACAAGCATGGATTGCACAGAAAGAATCCACTGGAGACCAGCCCAATGGCCAGGAAATGCAAAATATGGAGCCTGCACCCCATAATAACCATGGTGCCTTTTCGGGCGAACAGAATTTTGGCAGAGGATGGCAACCAG AGTGGGGGATGCATGGCCagcctccccctccccctccc caaGAACAAGCATGGATTCCTCCTGGGCAAGGACCAATGGATGTGGTCCACCCATCAGAGGACAGTAACAGTCAGGATAGTTTGGAATTTCCTGGAGACCCACGCCATGGGGGCTTTCCTCAAAACAGTCATGGCTTTGGAGGCCAGCCTGAACCTTACCCTGTTGGCCCAGTTACTGTCAACCAGTTTGATTATCAG CATGGAGCAGTGCCTACAGGGAATGCATATGGACCACCCTCCTCCGGGTTTCACACACCTTACTGGCCCGAGGGCCCTCAAAACAGAAGAGACCGGCTCCCTAGCTTCAGACCAGAACGCCCCAGATCCCCCAACCAGTTGGGAATAAAACCAGAGACACCTTCTCTTG ATGCTGTTAAAAGAAGGACCTTGCCTGCGTGGATTCGAGAAGGCCTTGAAAAGATGGACCGTGACAAGCAGAGAAAGTTGGAGAGGGAGAGGATGGAGAAAGAGCGAGCTGAAATTGCAAATGATGAATTGGATAGCGAAATGGTAGAGGAGGAAGTTGATGGGCCTCGGTTGCCACGCAAGAGCAAATTT GACAGTGATGATGAGGATGGTGAAGAGGATGGTGCGGGAGAAGATGGAGTATTAGGGAGGAGACAGGAGTTTGGTGGCGGAGGTTCTCCTCCTGTTCAAGAGGATCATAGTGAACCAGAAATGACGGAAGAGGAGAAAGAATTTCAGCTG ATGCTGATGACTAAAACCCTTCTCACTGAAGTTCTCCTTGAGGTTACAAATGAGGAAATCCTCCTAGTGGCCAAAGAGACCCATCGCAAAGCAACTAAAG CTCCTGCAAAACAGCTGGCACAGTCAAGTGCACTGGCTTCTCTGACCGGCCTCG GCGGGCTGGGAGAATACGGCTCAGACGAGAGTGAGGATGAGGAGCGGAGTGCGAAGGGGTCGGACTCATCAGACACAGACGATGAGGAGCTCCTGCACCGAATTCGGCAGAAGCAGGACGCCTTCCGTCGCAAAGAGAGGGAGCTGCAGCATTTACAGGAGAGGCTGGCACTGGAGGGACAGGCTGTGAAAG ttgttttgtgtgtgtatccAACAGAAGATTTGGCATCGGACAGAGTGAGCAGAGAAAGGGCAAGTTATGAGGAGGAGCAGTCAGATACCAAACAGAAACAGGAAGTTAGGGAAAAGGAGGCGGAGCCTACAGTAGAGCGACGCAGGTCACGTAGTGAGCCAGAGGTCAGTGAGGTCAAGCGGGCAGCTCCGAGCAAAGAGCATACAGGGCGTAACGGAGGAAGTGCCAGCCCCTCACCAAGTGAGCGACGTAGTCAAAGTTCGAGTTCCAGCTCATCCAGCAGCCAGTCCACttcctcctcatcatcctcagCCTCCTCTCGCAGCTCCTCCCGCTCCTCCTCACCTCGAAGGAAGAGGCGACGCAGCCGCTCTGCCTCCCATGGGACTCGCAGGCGCAGCCGAAGCCGAAGTCGCAGCTCTCGCAGACGTCAATCGGAGCGCGACAAGGGCAAAGACAGGAGGCGGAGCAGCCGCGACCGCAGCGCAGATCGTTCCTCTCGTCACAGGAAGCGCAGCTCCTCACGGCAGCGCAGATCCAGCAGGGGCCACAGGAGCAGGTCCAAGGATCGGCCCAAAGCTAGCCGCAGTCGCAGCAGAGAGAGGCGCCGCAGCAGGGAACGCAGGTGCAGCCGGAGTCGCAGTACGAGCCGCAACAGGCGGAAACAAAAAGCCCCCAGCAAGGACAGGGACAGAGACAGGAGGAAAGAGAGGAGCCGGAGCCACGAAAAGGATaagaagaagaaagagagagaattagataaaaagaaagacaaacagaaGGGCAAGGAGAAAGAGGGGGAGGTAAGAGAGGAAGACAATGGCAAATCAAAGAGAAGAAAGGAGAGTGAGAACACAGATTCTCACAGTGAGAGGTTCTCCCGGCAAGACAGCAAATCTAGCAAGAAAGGCTCCGCCAAATCTAGCAAGAAATACTCTGACTCCGATTCCAGCAGGAGTAGGTCCCCTTCCCCTGAGGTTAGCAAAGAAAAAAAGTCTAAAAAATCTAAACATAGTCGATCAAGGTCAACGGAAAGATCTCACAAGTCTGGTAAGAAGGCAAGCCGCAAACACAAGTCTAAGTCGCGATCAAG GTCCACATCTCCCAGCCGCCGCAAGCGCTGA